From the genome of Azospira restricta, one region includes:
- the fliJ gene encoding flagellar export protein FliJ, translated as MSKPFALQTVLELMQRRADDATQQLARLIAAEQDAKAKLDLLCQYREEYAGRFQASAQAGMAPLQWKNFQDFLARLDDAIAQQQQAVIQSRHKTTAGQAHWQAQRVRLKAIDTLSVRHSRAEEAKENRREQKAIDEFAARKHLKEDT; from the coding sequence ATGAGCAAACCCTTCGCCCTGCAGACCGTGCTCGAACTGATGCAGCGTCGCGCCGACGACGCCACGCAGCAGCTGGCGCGCCTGATCGCCGCCGAACAGGACGCGAAGGCCAAGCTCGACCTCCTCTGCCAGTACCGCGAGGAATACGCCGGCCGCTTCCAGGCGTCGGCGCAGGCCGGCATGGCGCCGCTGCAATGGAAGAACTTCCAGGATTTCCTCGCCCGTCTCGACGACGCCATCGCACAGCAGCAGCAGGCGGTGATCCAGTCCCGCCACAAGACCACCGCCGGCCAGGCGCACTGGCAGGCGCAGCGGGTCCGCCTGAAGGCCATCGACACGCTGTCGGTCCGCCACTCCCGCGCCGAGGAGGCGAAGGAGAACCGGCGCGAGCAGAAGGCCATCGACGAGTTCGCGGCCCGCAAGCACCTCAAAGAGGACACCTGA
- the fliF gene encoding flagellar basal-body MS-ring/collar protein FliF yields MAATPESIAGAGAAGSTGRLQQAFSRLDNQQKLMLMVSIAAVIALLVGSVLWFRQSDFRVLFSNISERDGGAIITALEQLNVPYKFSEGGGAILVPSNRVHEVRLRLASQGLPKGGSVGFELMENQKFGISQFAEQVNYQRALEGELSRTIQSIAAVQGARVHLAIPKPTVFVREEQKPSASVLLSLYPGRALEPAQIAGIQNLVASSVPQMPTANVAVLDQSGAVLSQLKSKLMDAGLDPTQVKYVHEVESAVIKRIEDILTPIVGPGNAKVQVAADIDFSQSEQTAETHKPNTTPPDIVVRSQQTAETASGTSTPAVGVPGALSNQPPVPATAPLTQPAVPGAAPAGATANLGAPGQINAAGVQAPIASIGQPVATTKNATINYEVDRTIRHTKQSAGVVRRLSAAVVVNHRKEIGKDGKPATKPLTDNELKQINDLAREAMGFSKDRGDTLSVANASFTAVERADDGLPLWKDPDLLSLLKDLIKYGAIAGIIAYLLLKVVKPLITLMLTPRPGEHAARGAAAYGAMAEEAGEGGPTPFEDKLDRARGVAEQDPKVVANIIKDWTGSNAS; encoded by the coding sequence ATGGCGGCAACACCGGAATCCATCGCGGGCGCAGGAGCGGCAGGCAGCACCGGCCGTCTGCAGCAGGCATTTTCCCGCCTGGATAACCAGCAGAAATTGATGTTGATGGTGTCGATCGCCGCGGTGATCGCCCTTTTGGTCGGCAGCGTGCTGTGGTTCAGGCAATCCGATTTCCGCGTCCTTTTCTCGAACATTTCCGAACGCGACGGCGGCGCGATCATCACCGCGCTCGAACAGCTCAACGTTCCCTACAAGTTCTCCGAAGGCGGCGGCGCCATCCTGGTGCCGAGCAACCGCGTGCACGAGGTGCGCCTGCGGCTCGCCTCGCAGGGACTGCCGAAAGGCGGCTCAGTCGGCTTCGAGCTGATGGAGAACCAGAAATTCGGCATCAGCCAGTTCGCCGAGCAGGTGAACTACCAGCGCGCGCTGGAAGGCGAACTGTCGCGGACGATCCAGTCGATCGCCGCGGTCCAGGGCGCGCGCGTGCATCTGGCGATTCCCAAGCCGACTGTCTTCGTGCGCGAGGAACAGAAGCCCTCGGCCTCGGTGCTGCTCAGCCTCTACCCGGGCCGCGCGCTGGAGCCGGCGCAGATCGCCGGCATCCAGAACCTGGTCGCCTCCAGCGTGCCGCAGATGCCGACCGCCAACGTCGCCGTCCTCGACCAGAGCGGCGCGGTGCTGTCGCAGCTGAAGAGCAAGCTGATGGATGCCGGCCTCGACCCGACCCAGGTGAAGTACGTCCACGAAGTCGAAAGCGCGGTGATCAAGCGCATCGAGGACATCCTGACGCCGATCGTCGGCCCCGGCAACGCCAAGGTGCAGGTCGCCGCCGACATCGACTTCTCGCAGAGCGAGCAGACGGCAGAAACGCACAAGCCGAACACGACGCCGCCGGACATCGTCGTCCGCAGCCAGCAGACCGCGGAGACGGCGAGCGGCACCTCGACGCCGGCAGTCGGCGTCCCGGGCGCCCTCTCCAACCAGCCGCCGGTACCGGCCACTGCGCCGCTGACGCAGCCGGCCGTACCCGGTGCGGCACCGGCAGGGGCGACGGCCAACCTCGGCGCGCCGGGCCAGATCAACGCCGCCGGCGTGCAGGCGCCGATCGCCAGCATCGGCCAGCCGGTCGCGACCACCAAGAACGCGACGATCAACTACGAGGTCGACCGCACGATCCGCCACACCAAGCAGTCGGCCGGCGTCGTCCGCCGGCTGTCGGCGGCGGTGGTGGTGAATCACCGCAAGGAGATCGGCAAGGACGGCAAGCCGGCGACGAAGCCGCTTACCGACAACGAGCTGAAGCAGATCAACGACCTCGCGCGCGAGGCGATGGGCTTCAGCAAGGACCGCGGCGACACGCTGTCGGTAGCGAACGCGTCGTTCACCGCCGTCGAGCGCGCCGACGACGGCCTGCCGCTGTGGAAGGATCCGGACCTGCTGTCGCTGCTCAAGGACCTGATCAAGTACGGCGCGATCGCCGGCATCATCGCCTACCTGCTGCTCAAGGTGGTGAAGCCGCTGATCACGCTGATGCTGACGCCGCGCCCGGGCGAGCACGCCGCCCGCGGCGCCGCCGCCTACGGCGCGATGGCCGAGGAAGCGGGAGAAGGCGGACCGACGCCGTTCGAAGACAAGCTGGACCGGGCGCGCGGCGTCGCCGAGCAGGACCCGAAGGTCGTCGCCAACATCATCAAGGATTGGACCGGCTCCAATGCCAGCTGA
- a CDS encoding flagellar assembly protein FliH, giving the protein MSSGFIPKEKLSAYERWELGAFDDGKPGGLVPPAGEAPPADEAPAIALPTAEDVERIHNEAYASGHAAGLEAGRAAGHAEGLALAQAEAAQIAALGDNLRQQLQQFDQQVGETLLAVAVEIAAQVLRQSLRVRPELLLPIVREALAAMSLHNGHPALYLNPADAALVRTHLGEQLAHNGWRIIEDGSITAGGCRVEAGASEVDATLETRWRRVLEAIGTSGEWLEPKP; this is encoded by the coding sequence ATGTCCTCCGGCTTCATCCCCAAGGAAAAGCTCTCCGCCTACGAGCGCTGGGAACTCGGCGCCTTCGACGACGGCAAGCCGGGCGGACTGGTGCCGCCGGCCGGCGAAGCACCGCCCGCCGACGAAGCGCCGGCGATTGCGCTGCCGACCGCGGAGGACGTCGAGCGCATCCACAACGAGGCCTACGCCAGCGGCCACGCCGCCGGACTGGAGGCCGGCCGCGCCGCCGGCCACGCCGAGGGTCTCGCGCTGGCACAGGCGGAAGCCGCGCAGATCGCCGCGCTCGGCGACAACCTGCGGCAGCAGCTGCAGCAGTTCGACCAGCAGGTCGGCGAGACGCTGCTCGCGGTCGCCGTCGAGATCGCTGCGCAGGTACTTCGGCAAAGCCTGCGCGTGCGCCCGGAGCTGCTGCTGCCGATCGTGCGCGAGGCGCTGGCGGCAATGTCACTGCACAACGGCCACCCGGCGCTCTACCTGAATCCCGCCGACGCCGCGCTGGTGCGCACGCACCTCGGCGAGCAGCTGGCGCACAACGGCTGGCGCATCATCGAGGACGGCAGCATCACCGCCGGCGGCTGCCGCGTCGAGGCCGGCGCCAGCGAAGTCGACGCAACGCTGGAAACGCGCTGGCGGCGCGTCCTCGAGGCGATCGGCACCAGCGGCGAATGGCTGGAGCCAAAACCGTGA
- the fliI gene encoding flagellar protein export ATPase FliI: MSDGLPNHAAGWRDFLEQCRGAAEDASPILSSGHLTRINGLVMEASGLKLPLGSSCRITPIGGTPVEAEVVGFAGEKLFLMPSEDVYGLSPGARVTAYETRTPLPKIGRPRLQRRRIIDRAKLMPVGDALLGRIVDAAGRPLDQHGPLHTDTLRPLQSRPINPMSRAPITQTLDVGVRAINALLTVGRGQRMGLFAGSGVGKSVLLGMMARYTEAEVIVVGLIGERGREVKEFIEQILGEEGLRRAVVVAAPADVSPLMRLQGAAYATSIAEYFRDQGRQVLLIMDSLTRYAMAQREIALAVGEPPVTRGYPPSVFARLPQLVERAGNGPEGGGSITAFYTVLAEGDDQQDPIADSARAILDGHIVLSRTLADAGHYPAIDIEQSISRAMVNLIDDGHLDAIRRFKQLYSRYQRSRDLISVGAYVAGSDPLLDQAIAQYPLFERFLQQNLSEQSASADSVGGLRQLFGLAA; encoded by the coding sequence GTGAGCGACGGGCTGCCCAACCACGCCGCCGGCTGGCGCGACTTCCTCGAACAGTGCCGCGGCGCAGCGGAAGACGCCAGCCCCATCCTCAGCAGCGGCCACCTGACGCGGATCAACGGCCTGGTCATGGAGGCGAGCGGCCTCAAGCTGCCGCTCGGCAGTTCCTGCCGCATCACCCCGATCGGCGGCACGCCGGTCGAGGCGGAGGTGGTCGGCTTCGCCGGCGAGAAGCTGTTCCTGATGCCGTCCGAGGACGTCTACGGTCTCTCCCCCGGCGCTCGCGTCACCGCCTACGAGACGCGCACGCCGCTGCCGAAGATCGGCAGGCCGCGGCTGCAGCGGCGGCGGATCATCGACCGCGCCAAGCTGATGCCGGTCGGCGACGCGCTGCTCGGGCGCATCGTCGACGCCGCCGGCCGCCCGCTCGACCAGCACGGCCCGCTCCATACCGACACGCTGCGCCCGCTGCAGAGCCGGCCGATCAACCCGATGTCGCGGGCACCGATCACGCAGACGCTGGACGTCGGCGTCCGCGCCATCAACGCGCTGCTGACCGTCGGCCGCGGCCAGCGCATGGGCCTGTTCGCCGGTTCCGGCGTCGGCAAGTCGGTGCTGCTCGGGATGATGGCGCGCTACACCGAGGCGGAAGTGATCGTCGTCGGCCTGATCGGCGAACGGGGGCGCGAGGTGAAGGAATTCATCGAGCAGATCCTCGGCGAGGAGGGCCTGCGCCGCGCCGTCGTCGTCGCCGCGCCGGCCGACGTCAGCCCGCTGATGCGGCTGCAGGGCGCCGCCTACGCCACCAGCATCGCCGAGTATTTCCGCGACCAGGGCCGGCAGGTGCTGCTGATCATGGATTCGCTGACCCGCTACGCGATGGCGCAGCGCGAGATCGCGCTCGCCGTCGGCGAGCCGCCGGTGACCCGCGGCTATCCACCGTCGGTCTTCGCCCGCCTGCCGCAGCTGGTCGAGCGCGCCGGCAACGGCCCCGAGGGCGGCGGCTCGATCACCGCCTTCTACACCGTGCTTGCCGAAGGCGACGACCAGCAGGACCCGATCGCCGACTCCGCGCGCGCGATCCTCGACGGCCACATCGTGCTCTCGCGCACGCTCGCCGACGCCGGCCACTACCCGGCGATCGACATCGAACAGTCGATCTCGCGGGCGATGGTGAACCTGATCGACGACGGCCACCTCGACGCGATCCGCCGCTTCAAGCAGCTCTATTCGCGCTACCAGCGCTCGCGCGACCTGATCAGCGTCGGCGCCTACGTCGCCGGCAGCGACCCGCTGCTCGACCAGGCGATCGCGCAGTACCCGCTGTTCGAGCGTTTCCTGCAGCAGAACCTGTCCGAGCAGTCGGCCAGCGCCGACAGTGTCGGCGGCCTGCGCCAGCTGTTCGGTCTCGCCGCCTGA
- a CDS encoding flagellar hook-length control protein FliK yields MAKRTFVRGVTAMPTAVAAIPLPGLPTAIAASTGSGADAAGVDFAALLLGQLAGDIAKQILPASAIDGTDATLPAEASSDTAGTDMAGAGDPTLLLAAMGLVLDPRAPQAGGAPSTNGGSPPPLAAANLTQSTAAAELSAATPATPTAAAAAPTGDDGKPAPFAATAAAQAPANFAAVEQKLAESTAAIAEAPTHAVPTPATPHAPTRTGADALQLATPVRDPAWPGEFSQKIVWMATQDRQNAQITLNPPQMGPIEISLSVKNDQASAVFVSANAEVREVIEAALPRLREMLAGVGVELGQANVSAESFRQAQQQFAGERGTAGTSGGHDEGHSGRMDAGSGATRAALRAGNGLVDTFA; encoded by the coding sequence ATGGCGAAGCGAACCTTCGTCCGTGGAGTCACCGCAATGCCAACTGCCGTCGCCGCTATCCCGTTGCCGGGCCTGCCCACTGCCATCGCTGCATCGACAGGAAGCGGCGCGGACGCCGCCGGTGTCGATTTTGCGGCGCTGCTGCTCGGCCAGTTGGCCGGCGACATCGCCAAGCAGATTCTGCCGGCAAGCGCAATCGATGGCACGGACGCCACGCTGCCCGCCGAGGCCAGTTCCGATACCGCCGGCACCGACATGGCCGGCGCCGGCGATCCGACGCTACTGCTGGCGGCGATGGGACTGGTCCTCGACCCGCGCGCGCCGCAAGCCGGCGGTGCCCCGAGCACCAACGGCGGGAGCCCGCCACCGCTCGCCGCGGCGAACCTGACGCAATCCACGGCAGCTGCCGAGCTATCGGCAGCGACTCCGGCCACACCGACGGCCGCAGCCGCCGCCCCGACAGGCGACGACGGCAAGCCAGCGCCATTCGCCGCCACAGCCGCAGCGCAGGCGCCGGCAAACTTTGCCGCCGTCGAGCAAAAGCTTGCCGAATCGACGGCGGCGATTGCCGAAGCGCCGACGCACGCCGTGCCGACGCCGGCGACGCCGCACGCGCCGACGCGCACCGGCGCCGACGCGCTGCAGCTGGCAACGCCAGTACGGGATCCGGCTTGGCCCGGCGAATTCAGCCAGAAGATCGTCTGGATGGCGACGCAGGACCGGCAAAATGCCCAAATCACCCTCAACCCGCCGCAAATGGGGCCGATAGAAATATCGTTGAGCGTGAAGAACGACCAGGCGAGCGCGGTCTTCGTCTCGGCCAACGCCGAGGTGCGCGAGGTGATCGAAGCCGCGCTGCCGCGGCTGCGGGAAATGCTGGCCGGCGTCGGCGTCGAGCTGGGACAGGCCAACGTCAGCGCCGAGTCCTTCCGCCAGGCGCAGCAGCAGTTCGCAGGTGAGCGCGGCACCGCCGGCACTAGCGGCGGGCACGACGAGGGCCACAGCGGCAGGATGGACGCCGGAAGCGGGGCGACGCGCGCTGCGCTCCGTGCCGGCAACGGCCTGGTCGATACGTTCGCCTGA
- the fliG gene encoding flagellar motor switch protein FliG, whose protein sequence is MPADEGIEKAAILLISLGEERAAEVLKHLGPREVQKIGHAMAALRSVPRTRVETVLDDFHKSAGESAAVHIDTDAYIRSVLTKALGDDKASNLISRILQGGDTAGIEGLKWMDAPTVADLIKNEHPQIIATILVHLEHDHSSEILNQFTERLRNDVVLRIATLEGIQPTALKELNEVMLRILSGSSNLKKAAMGGVRPVAEILNFMGTANETSVLDAIREYDPDLAQKILDEMFVFENLLDLEDRSIQLLLREIQSDSLILAMKGASPELREKIFKNMSQRAAEMLREDLEARGPVRVSEVEAEQKEILKIVRRLADEGQIVLGGAGGEQMI, encoded by the coding sequence ATGCCAGCTGACGAAGGCATCGAAAAGGCCGCGATCCTGCTCATCTCGCTGGGCGAGGAACGGGCGGCGGAAGTGCTCAAGCACCTCGGTCCGCGCGAGGTGCAGAAGATCGGCCACGCCATGGCGGCGCTGCGCTCGGTGCCGCGCACCCGCGTCGAGACGGTGCTCGACGACTTCCACAAATCCGCCGGCGAATCGGCGGCGGTGCATATCGATACCGACGCCTACATCCGCTCGGTGCTGACCAAGGCGCTCGGCGACGACAAGGCCTCCAACCTGATCTCGCGCATCCTGCAGGGCGGCGATACCGCCGGCATCGAGGGCCTGAAGTGGATGGATGCGCCGACGGTGGCCGACCTGATCAAGAACGAGCACCCGCAGATCATCGCCACCATCCTCGTGCACCTCGAGCACGACCATTCCAGCGAGATCCTCAACCAGTTCACCGAGCGCCTGAGGAACGACGTCGTCCTCCGCATCGCGACGCTCGAGGGCATCCAGCCGACGGCGCTGAAGGAGCTGAACGAGGTCATGCTGCGCATCCTCTCCGGCTCGTCGAACCTGAAGAAGGCGGCGATGGGCGGCGTACGGCCGGTCGCCGAGATCCTCAACTTCATGGGCACCGCCAACGAGACCTCGGTGCTCGACGCGATCCGCGAATACGACCCCGACCTCGCGCAGAAGATCCTCGACGAGATGTTCGTCTTCGAGAACCTGCTCGACCTGGAAGACCGTTCGATCCAGCTGCTGCTGCGCGAGATCCAGTCCGATTCGCTGATCCTGGCGATGAAGGGCGCCTCGCCCGAGCTGCGCGAGAAGATCTTCAAGAACATGTCGCAGCGCGCCGCCGAGATGCTGCGCGAGGACCTCGAAGCACGCGGCCCGGTGCGCGTCTCCGAGGTCGAGGCGGAGCAGAAGGAAATCCTCAAGATCGTCCGCCGCCTCGCCGACGAGGGGCAGATCGTCCTCGGCGGTGCCGGCGGCGAGCAGATGATCTAA